One region of Clostridia bacterium genomic DNA includes:
- the tilS gene encoding tRNA lysidine(34) synthetase TilS, whose amino-acid sequence MLDKVQNTIEKYQMLASGDKVVTAVSGGPDSLVLLHVLYALRKRYNIELLVAHYNHLLRPDAGKDAALVRAVAEKLGLPFYIGEGQVAEYAREKKLSIQVAARDLRYQFLERIVKETGSQKLALAHQLDDQGETIVMHFLRGPSPRGLAGIPPVRGNIIRPLIEVSRQEIEAYLQVHQLEAAVDTSNAKKIYLRNKVRLDLMPRLKEYNPNLPVRLSQSAEIFREEDRYLEEETDRWWAQLVLRMPDRLLVDYAGYRAMPLAIKRRFLRRCFRQTAVASDDLCFSQVERILRWLETPAAGKKLQWPQGVRVWFHEDRIIFGKEEAASSDTGWFPYRFTLAGPGSVDLPGGRLRVAYVDKVPCRPGWLKELDPGTVMVDGDKVTFPLTVRTRQAGDRFFPLGLGGSKKLKDFFIDLKLPPEERDRIPLVVSADGAIIWVVGLRLDERFKVTGETRRILSLAYTGK is encoded by the coding sequence TTGCTGGATAAAGTGCAAAACACCATTGAGAAGTATCAGATGCTGGCATCCGGGGATAAGGTAGTAACGGCCGTGTCCGGCGGCCCCGATTCCCTGGTGCTGCTGCATGTTTTATATGCTCTGCGCAAGCGGTATAATATTGAACTGCTGGTTGCACATTACAATCACCTGCTCCGACCTGATGCCGGTAAGGATGCGGCCCTGGTCAGGGCCGTCGCAGAAAAGCTGGGACTGCCCTTTTATATAGGTGAAGGACAAGTTGCAGAGTATGCCAGGGAAAAGAAGCTCTCCATTCAAGTGGCAGCGAGGGATTTGCGCTATCAATTTCTGGAGAGAATAGTAAAAGAGACGGGCAGTCAAAAACTGGCCTTGGCGCATCAATTGGATGACCAAGGGGAAACCATCGTGATGCATTTCTTGCGGGGGCCTAGTCCCCGCGGTTTGGCCGGTATACCGCCGGTGAGAGGGAACATTATCAGGCCGTTAATTGAAGTATCCAGGCAAGAGATTGAAGCGTACCTGCAGGTTCACCAACTGGAAGCGGCCGTAGATACGTCCAATGCTAAAAAGATTTACCTGCGGAACAAGGTGCGGCTGGACTTGATGCCCAGGTTGAAGGAGTACAATCCTAACCTGCCGGTACGGTTGTCCCAGAGCGCGGAGATTTTCAGGGAAGAAGACCGTTACTTGGAAGAAGAGACGGACCGTTGGTGGGCTCAACTGGTTTTAAGGATGCCGGACAGGCTGCTGGTGGATTACGCAGGATACCGGGCAATGCCGTTGGCTATTAAAAGGCGTTTCTTGCGCCGGTGTTTCCGGCAAACAGCTGTGGCATCGGATGATTTATGTTTTTCCCAGGTGGAACGCATCCTGCGGTGGTTGGAAACCCCGGCGGCGGGCAAAAAGCTGCAGTGGCCGCAGGGGGTGCGGGTCTGGTTTCATGAAGACAGGATCATTTTCGGCAAAGAGGAGGCAGCCTCTTCCGACACCGGTTGGTTCCCCTACCGTTTCACCCTGGCAGGGCCGGGGTCGGTGGATTTACCGGGGGGCAGGCTGCGCGTGGCCTATGTGGACAAAGTCCCGTGCCGGCCAGGGTGGCTGAAGGAGTTGGATCCTGGGACCGTCATGGTGGATGGAGACAAAGTAACTTTTCCTCTTACGGTTCGCACCAGGCAGGCGGGAGACCGGTTCTTCCCGTTAGGTTTAGGAGGCAGCAAGAAGCTGAAAGACTTTTTTATCGATTTGAAACTGCCTCCTGAGGAGCGAGACCGAATACCCCTGGTCGTCTCCGCCGACGGGGCGATTATCTGGGTCGTGGGATTAAGGCTTGATGAACGCTTCAAAGTGACGGGAGAGACCCGCCGGATCCTCTCCTTAGCTTACACGGGAAAATGA